The following coding sequences are from one Geodermatophilus normandii window:
- a CDS encoding holo-ACP synthase: MIVGVGIDVVPVTRFAESLERTPGLRDRLFTAAEQTTPSGGARTAESLAARFAAKEAVAKALGAPGALRWHDAEVTVGEHGRPHLEIRGTVAARAGQMGITSWHLSLSHDGGIASAVVVAEGGPA, translated from the coding sequence GTGATCGTGGGGGTCGGGATCGACGTGGTCCCCGTGACCCGGTTCGCCGAGTCGCTCGAGCGCACCCCGGGGCTGCGCGACCGGCTGTTCACCGCCGCGGAGCAGACGACGCCGTCCGGCGGTGCCCGCACGGCGGAGTCGCTGGCCGCGCGGTTCGCCGCCAAGGAGGCCGTCGCCAAGGCGCTCGGCGCACCCGGGGCGCTGCGCTGGCACGACGCCGAGGTGACCGTCGGCGAGCACGGCCGCCCGCACCTGGAGATTCGCGGCACGGTCGCCGCCCGCGCCGGGCAGATGGGCATCACGAGCTGGCACCTCTCGCTCAGCCACGACGGCGGGATCGCCTCGGCGGTCGTCGTCGCCGAGGGAGGTCCCGCGTGA